The following nucleotide sequence is from Paenibacillus odorifer.
ATAGATATTAAACAAAATATCGATAATGTAATCAATTTGAAGCAAAGCCCATTCACCTCATTCTGTTATAGTCTTGATCGTCACCTAGGATTTCTGTAATGGAGCCTTGAATTTCAACAGTATCTGGAGTGCACATAAATATATTGCCCCCAATTTTAGAGATTCCTCCCCCAAGGGCATAAACAGTTCCACTGAGAAAATCAATAATTCTCATTGCTTGATCATTGCGAACACGCTGCAGGTTAATTACTACCGTCCGATGCGAACGGAGATGATCAGCAATCTCCTGTGCCTCATCATATGAACGTGGTTCATATAATACAACCTTGACATTTTTTTGCGAATGGATACTGACAACGTTGCCCCTTTGATTTTTGCGGGTTTCTACAGGGGCCGGCTCATACTCATCCTCTTCGTGGATTTGCTCCCGCTCCACAACTTCCTCTTCCTCCTGCAAGCCCAAAAAACTCATAAATCGGTTCATAACGCTCATCACGATCCCTCCTAATGGCCTACTAACACCGTACCCAGGCGTACCCAGGTAGCTCCTTCCTGTATCGCCACTTCAAAATCATTCGACATTCCCATGGACAACTCCGTAATCGGCTCAGGTGTCAAAGCAAGTTGATTAAGCTCATCGCGCAGCTCACGAAGTCCGCGAAATACAGGACGGGTAAGCTCTGGATCACCTTCTAAAGGTGCCATCGTCATAAGTCCAATTACCTTAACGCGGTCCAAACTAGCGATTTCACGTAAAAATCCAGGTACTGCCTCAGGTGACAGACCGAACTTCGTATCTTCGCCAGAGATATTCACTTGAAGAAACACATTCACTTCCTGATCGGCGGCAAGCGCCTTTTTGTGTAATTCTTGCGCCAGAGACATCCGGTCCAAAGAGTGTATATATTGAAATTTTCCAATAACGTCTTTAACCTTATTGGTTTGCAAATGCCCGATAAAATGCCATGTCCCTTTGTCCCCTAAAACCTTCCATTTGTGCTCAGCATCCTGCCAGCGACTCTCGGCAATATGCTCTAGTCCTGCCTCCAATACGGAGGATACCATTTCCAGAGAAACATATTTCGTCACTGCAATTACCTTGACGTCATTACGATCCCGGCCGCTTGCTGCGCAGGCACGTGCTACACGTTCCTCTACCTCAGCAATTCTCTCCTGCAGTGTTAAAGACAACTTTCAACTCTCCTTTATTCCGATCCAGCTCGTCATTCTGCCTGTAATACCGTTTTCTTTGCGATATGAAAAAAACAAATCACGATTACAGCTTGTACACCATGTTGTACATTCGATATGAGTCGGCAATATTCCTGCTTTTATCATAATGCGTCGATTCATTTCTTTCAAGTTTAGCAAGTATTTACTCTGATCAGTCTCTGAGGCTCTGTAAAGCTCCACAGCATCGAAAGTTTCTATACCCTCATTCAAGCTGCCCTCCAACTGGCGAACATGCTCCATCACATAATCATCCACCTCATAACAGCAGTCGCCAATGGATGGACCGATCGCTGCCACAATATCATGTGGATTGCTGCCGTATACCGTTTGCAGCTTATTCACCATGGCTGCGGCAATCTGAGCCACCGTCCCTTTCCAGCCTGCATGCGCAAGACCGACGACTCTACGCACGGGATCATAAAAATAAAGGGGCACACAATCCGCATAAAAAGAAGTCAACAAAACCCCGGGCACATCCGTCAGCAGACCGTCCGTGGCTTGAAATGCCGATGCTCTGTCCTGTTGTCCCCGCCCACGGTCTACTTCCTTTACCACAGCTATCTCTGCCCCATGGGTTTGTTCTCCACAGGTCCATGCTTCCGGTTTGAAATCAAGAGCTTCGGCAAGCGCTCTCCGATTGCTCAGGACAGCTTCAGGAGCATCCCCAACGTGAAACGCACAATTCAGGCTGTCATAGGGCGCCTTGCTAGCCCCTCCCTGTCTACCAGTAAACCCCGCTGTAATTTCGTTATGCTCCACTCGCCACGGCTCCAGATGGAGCAGCATAAGCATTTCTTTCCCCTGCACAAACGGTTCCATTTCCTCACCTCCGCCTTAGTGTACCACATGTAAATACCCGTACAAAGTGACGCTTAAGCCAGATCGCCTAAATTCTTAAATAAAAAAACAAAAAACGCACCTAATTAATAAGTGCGCCGTTCGCTGCGATCTCCCCGCTCCAGATACATCGTTTCCCGCTCTTCCTGTCCCGGAGACATCCGTGACTCTTCAATCTTCACGAGCACTACATCGGACCCGATCTTGACTATATTCCGCCATGGAATAATCAGATCTGTCCCGCCTCCGAACAATCCCATAAACCGAGTGTATCCGGGTATAACGATGGCATCTATGACACCACGGCGCAAATCAAGCTCCAGATCACTAATCTGCCCCAGCCGCTTGCCATCTACAATGTTGATAACATCCTTCGTCTGAAAATCAGAGATTTTCATTTTTTTGGCAGACCCTTGATAATCCTCGTTCATCTCACCACCCCTGTACAATCCGACCTATAGTCCAATATATGATACGGAAGCTTGTCTACATTCATTAAAAAGAGGAGATCGCCCAAAATCCTTAACCCGGATTCTGGAATATCTCCTCATGGCTACTGCTCTAAGATTTCACGTGTTTTTGCATTTGCTGAATCGCAGATTTCTCCAAACGTGAGACCTGTGCCTGTGAAATGCCAATCTCGTCTGCGACCTCCATCTGTGTTTTCCCTTCGAAAAACCGCATGGATAAAATTCGTTTCTCCCTTTGTCCTAACTTACGCATCGCTTCACGTAATGCAATTTCTTCGATCCACGACACATCCTTATTCTTATCGTCGCTAATCTGGTCCATTACATAAATAGGATCGCCGCCGTCATGATAGATCGGCTCGAATAAGGACACTGGATCCTGAATGGCATCAAGAGCAAATACAACATCTTCCTTCGGCACACCCAGCGCTTCTGATATTTCGAATATCGTCGGTTCCCGCGAGTTCTGATTGGTCAGACTATCACGTACCTGGAGCGCCTTGTAGGCGATATCTCTGAGAGAACGTGATACCCGAATCGGGTTGTTATCACGCAGGTAACGCCGAATCTCACCGATAATCATCGGAACTGCATATGTGGAGAATTTAACGTTTTGTGATAAATCGAAATTATCAATGGCTTTCATCAGACCGATGCAACCCACCTGGAACAAATCGTCAACAAATTCTCCCCTATTATTGAACCTCTGGATAACGCTTAGAACAAGTCTAAGATTACCGTTTACCAATTTCTCTCTGGCGGATCGCTCGCCCTGCTGCTGCAGCGAAGTGAACAGTTGCCGCATTTCCACATTCGTTAGAACAGGCAGCTTAGCAGTATCCACACCGCAAATCTCGACTTTATTACGGGTCATGATGATTTACCTCCCAAGGAGAAACATTACTGTACATTATCTCCCGGGCTCGCCATTTTATTCCTTGCTAATTTCACCTTACACCATCTTGTTAAACTCCTTGCGCAGCCGCTTGATAATTCTTTTCTCCAGCCGCGAAATATAAGATTGGGAGATGCCAAGCAGATCGGCCACATCTTTTTGTGTCTTTTCTTCGCCTCCGCGCAGGCCAAATCTCAGCTCCATAATGAGTCTTTCCCGGTCACTCAGCTTTTCCAGTGCCTTTTGCAGCAGCTTGCGATCAACCTGTTCTTCTATGTTCCGATAAATGGTATCATTTTCCGTTCCTAATACGTCAGAAAGCAATAATTCATTGCCATCCCAATCAATATTAAGCGGCTCATCAAAAGAAACCTCACTCCGTGTCTTGCTGTTCCGCCGCAGATACATCAAGATTTCATTCTCTATGCAGCGGGATGCATAAGTAGCCAGTTTTATTTTTTTCTCAGGATCAAAAGTGTTCACAGCCTTAATTAAGCCAATAGCGCCAATCGAAACCAGATCCTCGATATTGATGCCGGTATTCTCAAATTTACGAGCGATATATACTACCAAGCGAAGATTGCGCTCAATCAACATCGCACGAACAGCTGCATCGCCGCTAGACAGCCGCTGAAGCAGATATTCTTCTTCTTCCCGTGTCAGCGGTGGAGGAAGTGCCTCACTCCCGCCAATATAATAGATTTCCTGACTCTTCAGCCCTAGTAGAAACAGCATGCGGTAATATTGCAGCTGCAGAGCAATTTTCCATTTGACCATTATTTGTTCCTCCTCCAAGAAGTGCACGGTTCGCGTGTGAAGCTTTCAAATCCCGCTTTCAGCCATCAGAAGTTTGGTTCAGCTAGCTTTAAAGATTAGGAAGGCAGTGCTGCATCAATAGCGCTCTCTTTTTGAGTCAAATCAGGATGTATTACAGCCCGATAGGCTCCATCCCCCGACAATGTCCCACCATCCAGCCCGATCAAGACTCTTTTACAATAAAAGATATCTTCACCAAGCTTTATCGTCACCTGATCAGGCTTCAGTGCAAGCATAAATGATGCCCCCCGGTTAACTCCCCTGTAAGGCACCAGACGCATCCTGTCCTGCCAAGCAAACGACTGCCCGTCCGTTTCTAGTAAAAGTTTGTCCGCTCCGTCCTGAGTGAGTCTACCTTTCCATGTTTCAGGCAGATGTCCCTCCCAGAGCGAAGATTCCATAACCATCACCGGTATGCGGGTCAAAGGATCACAAAGCCGGTTACCTGTGTCTAGCAGGCCGGGACAGGAAACAGTCACTCCATCAATTTCTACTACCACCTCACCGATATAGGTTTCAAGCTGCTCCCTTCTGATTCGTGAGGAGTGCACTGCCTTGAAGCAGATTAACACCAGGGGAAATACTGCAATTACAAACCAAAAACCAATCTTTAAGCGGTAAGCATGCCCTCCTGAAGCAGTGAACATAATACCATTCCAAATATCACCGGAGCTCTGCAGCAAATAGTGAATACCTACAATCCCACCAGCAGCTGCGAAGTTGATAATATAAAAAGCTCCCATAGTGCGAAGGTAGCTTTGCAGACTCCCAAAACCAAAGGCAATCCATAGCATAACCACCGACAATCCAAACTTAATGAGGAAGGTATACATGAAAGACAACTCCGGCACAAACATCATCACCACATAGAGCGCACCAACCAGAGCTGAGAGGACTAGCCGCCACCATGATATCCTCAGCTTGACCATCCAGCCTGTCAGCCACAATAGAATTCCGTCGATCACTAGATTGGCGGCGAATATCAAGTCAATATAAACAACCAGTGCATTCACCTGCCTACTATGGCGGAATCTATCCTGTAGCCAAAATGGATCAGGCTCTGTTTTTTGGACGATATGATTAGTATAAAAAGTCTCGCTTTCAAAGTCTGTCTAAACTTGGGGGGCATTCTTGAGGTTTTTTTGTCGAGTTATAGCGTGGGAGGGTTTTATTCCTTCTGAACAGCATTTCACATAAAAAAAGCACCGCAGTACCCTAGCTCTATTAGCTGGATAATACGGTGCTTTCATATCTTCTTGATAAAAATATTTAACTAGTCGTTGTTGCTACGATTACGGTTACGCAGGAACGTCGGAATATCCAACTGATCTGACGTGTTCTGATTCCCGAACGGACGCAGATTAGCAGCGTTCTTATCCGGTGCTGCCGCTGGCTCGTTATTCGTCGAGACCGGACGACGTCCTGGAGCTTCAGGCGATGGTTTATGTTCAAAGCCAGTAGCAATTACTGTTACTTTGATATCATCCTTCAGGCCTTCATCAATTATCGCACCAAAGATCATATTCAC
It contains:
- a CDS encoding cell division protein SepF; this translates as MSVMNRFMSFLGLQEEEEVVEREQIHEEDEYEPAPVETRKNQRGNVVSIHSQKNVKVVLYEPRSYDEAQEIADHLRSHRTVVINLQRVRNDQAMRIIDFLSGTVYALGGGISKIGGNIFMCTPDTVEIQGSITEILGDDQDYNRMR
- a CDS encoding YggS family pyridoxal phosphate-dependent enzyme, with translation MSLTLQERIAEVEERVARACAASGRDRNDVKVIAVTKYVSLEMVSSVLEAGLEHIAESRWQDAEHKWKVLGDKGTWHFIGHLQTNKVKDVIGKFQYIHSLDRMSLAQELHKKALAADQEVNVFLQVNISGEDTKFGLSPEAVPGFLREIASLDRVKVIGLMTMAPLEGDPELTRPVFRGLRELRDELNQLALTPEPITELSMGMSNDFEVAIQEGATWVRLGTVLVGH
- the pgeF gene encoding peptidoglycan editing factor PgeF, whose translation is MEPFVQGKEMLMLLHLEPWRVEHNEITAGFTGRQGGASKAPYDSLNCAFHVGDAPEAVLSNRRALAEALDFKPEAWTCGEQTHGAEIAVVKEVDRGRGQQDRASAFQATDGLLTDVPGVLLTSFYADCVPLYFYDPVRRVVGLAHAGWKGTVAQIAAAMVNKLQTVYGSNPHDIVAAIGPSIGDCCYEVDDYVMEHVRQLEGSLNEGIETFDAVELYRASETDQSKYLLNLKEMNRRIMIKAGILPTHIECTTWCTSCNRDLFFSYRKENGITGRMTSWIGIKES
- a CDS encoding YlmC/YmxH family sporulation protein encodes the protein MNEDYQGSAKKMKISDFQTKDVINIVDGKRLGQISDLELDLRRGVIDAIVIPGYTRFMGLFGGGTDLIIPWRNIVKIGSDVVLVKIEESRMSPGQEERETMYLERGDRSERRTY
- the sigG gene encoding RNA polymerase sporulation sigma factor SigG — encoded protein: MTRNKVEICGVDTAKLPVLTNVEMRQLFTSLQQQGERSAREKLVNGNLRLVLSVIQRFNNRGEFVDDLFQVGCIGLMKAIDNFDLSQNVKFSTYAVPMIIGEIRRYLRDNNPIRVSRSLRDIAYKALQVRDSLTNQNSREPTIFEISEALGVPKEDVVFALDAIQDPVSLFEPIYHDGGDPIYVMDQISDDKNKDVSWIEEIALREAMRKLGQREKRILSMRFFEGKTQMEVADEIGISQAQVSRLEKSAIQQMQKHVKS
- the sigE gene encoding RNA polymerase sporulation sigma factor SigE, with protein sequence MMVKWKIALQLQYYRMLFLLGLKSQEIYYIGGSEALPPPLTREEEEYLLQRLSSGDAAVRAMLIERNLRLVVYIARKFENTGINIEDLVSIGAIGLIKAVNTFDPEKKIKLATYASRCIENEILMYLRRNSKTRSEVSFDEPLNIDWDGNELLLSDVLGTENDTIYRNIEEQVDRKLLQKALEKLSDRERLIMELRFGLRGGEEKTQKDVADLLGISQSYISRLEKRIIKRLRKEFNKMV
- the spoIIGA gene encoding sigma-E processing peptidase SpoIIGA, which produces MVVYIDLIFAANLVIDGILLWLTGWMVKLRISWWRLVLSALVGALYVVMMFVPELSFMYTFLIKFGLSVVMLWIAFGFGSLQSYLRTMGAFYIINFAAAGGIVGIHYLLQSSGDIWNGIMFTASGGHAYRLKIGFWFVIAVFPLVLICFKAVHSSRIRREQLETYIGEVVVEIDGVTVSCPGLLDTGNRLCDPLTRIPVMVMESSLWEGHLPETWKGRLTQDGADKLLLETDGQSFAWQDRMRLVPYRGVNRGASFMLALKPDQVTIKLGEDIFYCKRVLIGLDGGTLSGDGAYRAVIHPDLTQKESAIDAALPS